One genomic window of Quercus lobata isolate SW786 chromosome 9, ValleyOak3.0 Primary Assembly, whole genome shotgun sequence includes the following:
- the LOC115959284 gene encoding GATA transcription factor 25 isoform X1 — protein sequence MYGHAQTLNMPNQIAADDDDVSCAGVESIDNPHIRYETHSLDDETGAVVGGVVEDVTADAVYAHTGVATGVSPDMGIQRHDGTSQLTLSFRGQVYVFDSVTPDKVQAVLLLLGGCELTSGPQADMMNQNQRGGVMDYPVKCSQPHRAASLNRFRQKRKERCFDKKVRYSVRQEVALRMQRNKGQFTSARKSDGAYDWGVQESGQDDSPPETSCTHCGISSKATPMMRRGPSGPRSLCNACGLFWANRGTLRDLSKKTQDHSMATAEQVEGEANDSDCGPAIHANNNLITYSNGDNSALMAEH from the exons ATGTACGGTCACGCCCAGACCCTGAACATGCCCAACCAGATCGCCGCCGACGATGACGACGTCTCTTGCGCCGGCGTCGAGTCCATCGACAACCCTCACATTCGCTACGAAACTCACTCCCTCGACGACGAAACCGGCGCCGTTGTCGGCGGCGTCGTCGAGGACGTCACTGCCGACGCCGTCTACGCCCATACCGGAGTCGCCACTGGAGTCTCGCCGGATATGGGGATTCAGCGCCACGACGGTACTAGCCAGCTCACTCTCTCGTTTCGAGGTCAAGTCTATGTCTTCGACTCTGTCACCCCCGacaag GTTCAAGCTGTGTTGCTACTATTGGGGGGATGTGAATTAACATCGGGGCCACAAGCGGACATGATGAATCAGAACCAGAGG ggtGGTGTAATGGATTATCCTGTAAAGTGTAGTCAACCGCACAGAGCAGCTTCATTAAATAGGTTCCGCCAGAAGAGAAAAGAACGTTGCTTTGATAAGAAAGTTAGATATAGTGTCCGTCAAGAAGTTGCACTCAG GATGCAGCGTAATAAGGGTCAATTTACTTCTGCTAGAAAGTCTGACGGAGCTTATGATTGGGGTGTCCAGGAGTCAGGGCAAGATGATAGTCCACCAGAAACCTC ATGTACACACTGTGGCATAAGTTCAAAGGCGACCCCAATGATGCGGCGGGGGCCATCTGGTCCAAGGTCTCTTTGCAATGCCTGTGGACTTTTTTGGGCAAACAGG GGTACATTGAGGGATCTCTCCAAGAAAACTCAGGATCATTCTATGGCCACGGCTGAGCAG GTTGAAGGTGAAGCTAATGATTCAGACTGTGGACCTGCCATTCATGCAAACAACAATCTCATTACTTACTCTAATGGTGATAACTCAGCTTTAATGGCTGAGCACTGA